In Streptomyces sp. NBC_00569, a single genomic region encodes these proteins:
- a CDS encoding ferredoxin, whose amino-acid sequence MQTVVDLTRCQGYAQCVFLAPDVFELHGEEGLLYATAVPDDQVERVRQAAAACPVQAILLGEEVSGGAR is encoded by the coding sequence ATGCAGACCGTTGTGGACCTCACGCGCTGCCAGGGCTACGCGCAGTGCGTCTTTCTCGCGCCGGATGTATTCGAGCTGCATGGCGAGGAGGGGTTGCTTTACGCCACGGCCGTCCCCGACGACCAGGTCGAGCGCGTGCGCCAGGCCGCGGCGGCGTGCCCGGTGCAGGCGATCCTCCTCGGTGAGGAGGTGAGCGGCGGTGCCCGGTGA
- a CDS encoding NAD(P)/FAD-dependent oxidoreductase has translation MPGDLKDGRIVIVGASLAGLRAAEALREEGFTGSLTVVGDEPHPPYDRPPLSKQVLLGQATADTTGLPMRRDPDAEWRLGVRATGVDLLAKQVLLEGGESLPYDRLLIATGTRARPWPDQEEGALDGVFTLRTREDAGGLAERLAAGPERVLVIGGGFTGSEIASACRERGLEVTVAERGPAPLVGALGGTLSKLAAAMQRNHGVDLRTGVTVTALRGNGSFTGAELSDGSRVDADVCVVALGAIRNVEWLAESGLAAGPRGIACDAGCRAFNMYGIVTDDVFVAGDVSRFPHPLFGYQMLSLEHWGNAVEQAKVAAHNMVNPGPLQHPHLAVPSFWSTQFGLNIKSVGVPTYSDHVVIAQGSLEARRLAMVYGYQGRVTAAVTVDMAKSLDYYRHLIETAAPFPPPPGAQDRAIAADIAVPSDVPDPSGLSHGPIVALTGHLPDRRLSVVQPTR, from the coding sequence GTGCCCGGTGACCTCAAGGACGGCCGTATCGTCATCGTCGGCGCGTCGCTGGCGGGGCTCAGAGCGGCGGAGGCGCTGCGTGAGGAGGGTTTCACCGGCTCGCTGACCGTGGTCGGGGACGAGCCCCACCCGCCCTATGACCGGCCGCCGCTGTCCAAGCAGGTGCTGCTCGGGCAGGCGACGGCGGACACCACCGGGCTGCCGATGCGCCGGGACCCGGACGCCGAGTGGCGGCTGGGCGTGCGCGCCACCGGCGTGGACCTGCTCGCGAAACAGGTGCTGCTGGAGGGCGGTGAGTCGCTGCCGTACGACCGGCTGCTGATCGCCACCGGGACCCGCGCGCGGCCCTGGCCCGACCAGGAGGAGGGCGCCCTGGACGGGGTCTTCACCCTGCGCACCCGCGAGGACGCCGGGGGACTGGCCGAGCGGCTGGCCGCCGGGCCGGAGCGCGTGCTGGTGATCGGCGGCGGCTTCACGGGCTCGGAGATCGCCTCGGCCTGCCGGGAACGGGGACTGGAGGTCACGGTCGCCGAACGCGGCCCCGCACCCCTGGTGGGCGCGCTGGGTGGCACCCTGTCGAAACTCGCGGCCGCCATGCAGCGCAACCACGGGGTGGACCTGCGCACCGGGGTGACGGTCACCGCCCTGCGCGGGAACGGCAGCTTCACCGGTGCGGAGCTGTCTGACGGCAGCCGCGTCGACGCAGACGTGTGCGTCGTGGCGCTGGGCGCGATCCGCAACGTCGAATGGCTGGCGGAGTCCGGGCTGGCGGCAGGCCCGCGCGGAATCGCCTGCGACGCCGGATGCCGGGCCTTCAACATGTACGGAATCGTCACCGACGACGTCTTCGTGGCCGGCGATGTGTCCCGGTTCCCGCACCCGCTGTTCGGCTACCAGATGCTCTCCCTGGAACACTGGGGAAACGCGGTCGAGCAGGCCAAGGTGGCGGCACACAACATGGTCAATCCCGGGCCCCTGCAGCACCCTCACCTGGCTGTCCCGTCGTTCTGGTCGACCCAGTTCGGGCTCAACATCAAATCGGTGGGCGTGCCCACCTACTCCGACCACGTGGTCATCGCCCAGGGCTCCTTGGAGGCGCGCCGTCTGGCAATGGTCTACGGCTACCAGGGACGGGTCACCGCCGCCGTCACCGTCGACATGGCCAAGTCGCTCGACTACTACCGACACCTGATCGAGACGGCTGCTCCGTTCCCGCCCCCGCCCGGCGCCCAGGACCGTGCGATCGCGGCCGACATCGCGGTTCCGTCGGACGTGCCGGATCCGAGTGGGTTGTCGCACGGCCCGATCGTGGCGCTCACCGGTCACCTGCCCGACCGCCGGCTGTCGGTGGTGCAGCCCACCCGCTGA
- a CDS encoding cytochrome P450 encodes MPSETLLARITDYASRPNPYPLYAELREAGPVVQQADGSYLVGTYHEIASLLHDPRMSADPRSRGEVTHKPPFLRLDDPEHHRLRTLAMRPFGPPHNPGRVDAMRGEIDRITKELMESFEAGRQIDVVDDFAYPLPVTVICRLLGVPHEDEPLFRAWSDALVAAADVRPEQDTTETDKAGDQARIEMGGYLVNLAEQRRGKPSDDMLSAFVNEPDPALRLTQEELAETAVLLLIAGHETTVNLITNGVLTLLRQPEHLDQLRRDPDLLPRVVEELLRYEPPVHMRERIPLADMDIAGTPIAQGAPVVLVLASGNRDPRRFHDPERFDPTRPDNEHLGFGSGIHVCYGAPLARIEAQAALGALLPHLGTARLVQDPPPYRQNAMLRGPRHLPIQL; translated from the coding sequence ATGCCCTCCGAGACCTTGCTGGCACGGATCACCGACTACGCCAGTCGCCCCAACCCGTACCCGCTGTACGCGGAACTCCGCGAGGCCGGTCCCGTGGTGCAGCAGGCAGACGGCAGCTACCTGGTCGGCACCTACCATGAGATCGCCTCTCTGCTCCACGACCCGCGGATGAGTGCCGACCCCCGCAGCCGTGGCGAAGTGACACACAAGCCGCCGTTCCTGCGGCTCGACGACCCCGAGCACCACAGGCTGCGCACCCTCGCCATGCGGCCCTTCGGCCCGCCGCACAACCCGGGCCGGGTCGATGCCATGCGCGGCGAGATCGACCGGATCACCAAGGAACTGATGGAGTCCTTCGAGGCGGGCCGGCAGATCGACGTCGTCGACGATTTCGCCTACCCGCTGCCCGTCACGGTGATCTGCCGCCTGCTCGGCGTACCGCACGAGGACGAGCCGCTGTTCCGGGCCTGGTCCGACGCGCTGGTCGCAGCCGCCGACGTCAGGCCCGAACAGGACACCACCGAGACCGACAAGGCGGGCGACCAGGCGCGCATCGAGATGGGCGGGTACCTGGTCAACCTCGCAGAACAGCGACGTGGCAAGCCTAGCGACGACATGCTCTCCGCCTTCGTCAACGAGCCGGACCCGGCCCTGCGACTCACCCAGGAGGAACTCGCGGAAACCGCCGTGCTGCTCCTCATCGCAGGACACGAGACCACGGTCAACCTGATCACCAACGGGGTGCTGACCCTGCTGCGCCAACCCGAGCACCTGGACCAGCTGCGCCGTGACCCCGACCTGCTGCCGCGAGTGGTGGAGGAACTGCTGCGCTACGAACCTCCGGTCCACATGCGTGAGCGCATCCCGCTCGCCGACATGGACATCGCCGGTACGCCGATCGCCCAAGGTGCCCCCGTCGTTCTGGTGCTGGCCTCGGGCAACCGCGACCCCAGGCGGTTCCACGATCCCGAGCGGTTCGATCCCACCCGCCCGGACAACGAGCACCTCGGCTTCGGCAGTGGCATCCACGTCTGCTACGGCGCACCCCTTGCCCGCATCGAAGCCCAGGCCGCACTGGGAGCGCTGCTCCCTCACCTCGGCACGGCACGCCTGGTCCAGGACCCGCCGCCCTACCGACAGAACGCCATGCTCCGCGGACCCCGCCACCTGCCCATCCAACTCTGA
- a CDS encoding TetR/AcrR family transcriptional regulator: MTKPVARASQRRNARSNRARILDTARQELGRNPNITMEELARAAGVVRRTLFGHFPGREALLAALADEASAALREAAEDAVGLDDPAERALARLFLAMWPVGDRYRMLLALARRHLGAERVTGILAPIRDAATDILERGQREGVFHSHLPPVALSAGLEALTVALLESVNDGVLDDDVVPLVIATLIAAGVPEKRASDVVVDVSSVINAEPGFGDGA; this comes from the coding sequence GTGACCAAGCCCGTGGCCCGCGCGTCTCAGCGCCGCAATGCACGATCCAACCGAGCGCGCATCCTGGACACGGCCCGCCAAGAGCTGGGCCGGAACCCGAACATCACGATGGAGGAGCTCGCGCGAGCTGCCGGCGTCGTGCGGCGAACCCTCTTTGGGCATTTTCCCGGGCGGGAAGCCCTGCTGGCCGCGCTCGCCGACGAGGCGTCCGCAGCGCTGCGGGAGGCGGCGGAGGACGCGGTGGGGCTGGATGATCCGGCAGAGCGGGCCCTGGCGCGGCTGTTCCTTGCGATGTGGCCCGTGGGAGACAGGTACCGGATGCTCTTGGCGCTGGCTCGCAGGCACTTGGGAGCCGAACGCGTAACGGGGATCCTGGCTCCGATCCGAGACGCGGCGACGGACATTTTGGAGCGGGGACAGCGGGAGGGAGTTTTCCATTCACACCTGCCACCCGTGGCGCTCAGCGCCGGGCTGGAGGCGCTGACGGTCGCCTTGCTGGAGAGCGTTAATGACGGGGTGCTGGATGATGATGTCGTCCCTCTCGTCATCGCCACCCTGATCGCTGCCGGGGTGCCGGAAAAGCGTGCGAGTGACGTGGTCGTGGACGTCTCTTCCGTGATCAATGCCGAGCCCGGCTTCGGTGATGGCGCCTGA
- a CDS encoding TetR/AcrR family transcriptional regulator translates to MYEQQRARRPGGRSARVGAEVHQAVTDLIGERGYGNFTVGEVAARAGVADSSIYRRWGNLETLLTDVALTRLNAQSPMPDTGSLAGDLRTYAAQVAREITGPDGPAVLHLAVALSSSGQQGLRAGEALRAERTRQLQSMLDRARERGEDAPDAFAVLDHILAPMYIRVLFGMGPLTPDYVDGLVDRLL, encoded by the coding sequence ATGTACGAGCAACAGCGAGCCCGAAGGCCCGGCGGGCGTAGTGCCCGCGTCGGCGCGGAGGTGCACCAGGCCGTCACCGACTTGATCGGCGAGCGCGGCTACGGCAACTTCACCGTCGGCGAGGTCGCGGCCCGTGCGGGTGTGGCCGACAGCAGCATCTACCGCCGGTGGGGCAACCTGGAAACGCTGCTCACCGACGTGGCACTCACCCGCCTCAATGCGCAGTCACCGATGCCCGACACCGGGAGCCTGGCCGGTGACCTGCGCACTTACGCCGCCCAAGTGGCCCGCGAGATCACCGGACCCGACGGTCCGGCGGTGCTGCATCTGGCCGTCGCCCTGTCGAGCAGCGGTCAGCAGGGTCTGCGGGCTGGTGAAGCCCTCCGTGCTGAACGCACCCGGCAACTGCAGTCCATGCTCGATCGAGCCCGCGAACGTGGCGAGGACGCACCCGACGCATTCGCCGTGCTGGACCACATCCTGGCCCCGATGTACATCCGCGTCCTGTTCGGGATGGGCCCGCTCACCCCGGATTACGTCGACGGGCTTGTCGACCGACTGCTGTGA
- a CDS encoding MFS transporter: MAASHGFVGSRSHRTVLLTVTCLGQFMVLLDNTIVGAALPDMQHRLHTQLTGLQWIVDAYVLLVAMLLMSGGIFADRFGRKQVYLSGVVVFTVASVLCSLAPSVGWLVAGRVLQGIGAAALSPASLALLAAAYPVPQERVRAIGLWAGFSGIGLAAGPVAGGVLTDAFGWPAIFLVNLPIGVVLLLVGLRSLEETRNPGAPAIDIPGTVLSVLGVGALTYGLIEGGARGWTSPMILGSFTAAIILLAAFVAVEARHSAPMLPLRLFRQRLFTVSNTAMVVVGFALMGSSFFFSQFFVYVQGSSILRAGLQTLPVSLAMVAVSPFAGHLAARYGFRIVVTTGLALAGLGLLALGMVHADTGYGNVWWRLGVIGTGFALTLSPLTGAAIQAVSPQEGGLASGVSSTTRQIGAVLGVAVLGVIVRTRQSGGASFETGLNSAFVAAGAITLATAVFTGLWLARSEPAERSVAPQRSPHPDAVTTSNEASAKSR; this comes from the coding sequence ATCGCTGCATCGCATGGATTCGTAGGCAGTCGGTCCCACCGCACCGTGCTGCTCACGGTGACCTGTCTGGGCCAGTTCATGGTCCTGCTCGACAACACGATCGTTGGAGCGGCGCTGCCCGATATGCAGCACCGGCTGCACACTCAGCTGACCGGTCTGCAATGGATCGTCGACGCGTACGTACTGCTGGTCGCCATGCTGCTGATGTCCGGCGGCATCTTCGCCGACCGGTTCGGCCGCAAGCAGGTGTACCTGTCCGGCGTGGTGGTGTTCACCGTCGCGTCGGTGCTGTGCAGCCTCGCGCCCTCGGTCGGCTGGCTGGTCGCCGGCCGGGTGCTGCAAGGCATCGGGGCCGCGGCTCTGAGCCCTGCCTCACTGGCCCTGCTCGCCGCCGCCTATCCCGTGCCGCAGGAACGGGTCAGAGCAATCGGGCTGTGGGCCGGATTCAGCGGAATCGGTCTGGCCGCAGGCCCCGTGGCCGGCGGCGTGCTGACCGACGCCTTCGGCTGGCCCGCCATCTTCCTGGTCAATCTGCCCATCGGCGTGGTCCTTCTGCTGGTCGGTCTGCGCAGCCTTGAAGAGACCCGCAACCCGGGCGCCCCCGCGATCGATATCCCCGGGACGGTGCTGTCCGTTCTGGGGGTGGGGGCGCTGACCTACGGGCTGATCGAGGGTGGTGCCCGCGGCTGGACATCGCCGATGATCCTGGGCAGCTTCACCGCCGCGATCATCCTCCTCGCCGCGTTCGTCGCCGTCGAAGCGCGCCATTCCGCTCCGATGCTGCCGCTGCGGCTGTTCCGGCAGCGCCTGTTCACCGTGTCCAACACCGCCATGGTCGTCGTGGGGTTCGCGCTCATGGGGTCGTCGTTCTTCTTCTCCCAGTTCTTCGTGTACGTCCAGGGCAGCTCGATCCTGCGGGCCGGACTACAGACCCTGCCGGTATCCCTCGCCATGGTGGCCGTCAGCCCGTTCGCGGGCCATCTCGCCGCCCGGTACGGCTTCCGCATCGTGGTCACCACCGGCCTGGCCCTGGCCGGCCTGGGACTGCTGGCGCTCGGCATGGTGCACGCCGACACCGGCTACGGGAACGTGTGGTGGCGGCTGGGCGTCATCGGCACCGGCTTCGCCCTGACCCTGTCCCCACTAACGGGAGCCGCCATCCAAGCGGTCAGCCCGCAAGAAGGCGGCCTCGCCTCAGGCGTCAGCAGCACTACCCGGCAGATCGGCGCGGTACTCGGCGTGGCGGTACTCGGAGTCATCGTCCGCACCCGGCAATCCGGCGGCGCCTCCTTCGAGACCGGCCTCAACAGCGCCTTCGTCGCGGCTGGCGCCATCACCTTGGCCACCGCCGTGTTCACCGGCCTGTGGCTGGCGAGGTCCGAGCCCGCGGAACGCTCCGTGGCGCCGCAACGTTCCCCCCATCCAGATGCGGTCACCACGTCGAACGAGGCATCCGCGAAAAGCCGTTGA
- a CDS encoding haloacid dehalogenase type II, protein MSQLEIDAVVFDVLGTLVDEPAGIRNGIRALDPSLDSSTVEQLLSLWQQHIEREQRRVLDGGRTYLTSDALDQEAARLVAEAAGVGDPASVAALARSGRRLPPWPDTVTGLARLAERHPLIGLSNASRTALLEVNAHAGLRWHQALSAEDARTYKPDPAVYRLAVTVSARPPERLLMVATHAWDLRAAQTLGLRTAYVTRPVGDPPTVTDQFDLYADGLDDLADQLDKDNPSLLGRPTS, encoded by the coding sequence ATGTCGCAGCTGGAGATCGATGCCGTCGTCTTCGACGTACTCGGCACCCTCGTCGACGAACCCGCCGGTATCCGCAACGGCATTCGCGCACTCGACCCGTCGCTCGACAGCTCCACCGTCGAACAGCTGTTGTCGCTGTGGCAGCAGCACATCGAACGCGAGCAGCGTCGCGTCCTCGACGGCGGCCGGACCTACCTCACCAGTGACGCACTCGACCAGGAAGCCGCCCGGCTCGTCGCCGAGGCCGCCGGAGTCGGCGACCCGGCCTCCGTGGCGGCGCTCGCCCGGTCAGGCCGACGGCTCCCGCCATGGCCCGACACCGTGACCGGCCTCGCCCGACTCGCGGAACGGCACCCGCTGATCGGGCTCTCCAACGCGAGCCGGACGGCGCTGCTGGAAGTCAACGCCCACGCCGGCCTGCGCTGGCATCAGGCGCTGTCCGCCGAGGACGCCCGGACCTACAAGCCGGACCCGGCGGTCTACCGGTTGGCCGTGACGGTCTCCGCACGACCGCCCGAGCGCCTGCTGATGGTCGCCACCCACGCCTGGGACCTGCGTGCGGCCCAGACTCTCGGCCTGCGCACCGCCTACGTCACCCGTCCCGTCGGCGACCCGCCCACCGTCACGGACCAGTTCGACCTGTACGCCGACGGCTTGGACGACCTGGCCGACCAACTCGACAAGGACAACCCGTCCCTCCTCGGCCGGCCCACGTCATAG
- a CDS encoding NADPH-dependent FMN reductase, with protein sequence MTTLPSILLLSGSLRTDSSNEAVLRTAQALASPQVRTVMYDGLAALPHFNPDDDADPLPIPVAALRAAIAEATAILICTPEYAGTLPGSFKNLLDWTVGGTEICDKPVAFVNAAAPGRGEGAAATLRTVLGYTGADIVESACARIPVERRMIGTDGVITDPAVRGQLGKVLGLLAEFHAPAVKPAEA encoded by the coding sequence ATGACCACGCTGCCTTCGATCCTGCTGCTGTCCGGAAGCCTGCGCACCGATTCCTCCAACGAGGCCGTGCTGCGCACTGCGCAGGCCCTGGCCTCCCCTCAGGTGCGCACGGTCATGTACGACGGGCTGGCGGCGCTTCCGCATTTCAACCCCGACGACGACGCCGATCCGTTGCCGATCCCGGTGGCCGCGTTGCGCGCGGCGATCGCGGAGGCGACGGCGATCCTGATCTGTACGCCGGAGTACGCGGGCACCTTGCCGGGTTCGTTCAAGAACCTGCTGGACTGGACGGTCGGCGGCACCGAGATCTGCGACAAGCCCGTGGCCTTCGTGAACGCGGCTGCCCCGGGCCGGGGCGAGGGCGCCGCGGCGACCCTGCGCACCGTACTCGGCTACACGGGCGCCGACATCGTGGAGTCGGCCTGCGCGAGGATCCCGGTGGAGCGCCGGATGATCGGCACGGACGGAGTGATCACCGATCCCGCGGTGCGGGGGCAACTCGGCAAGGTGCTCGGCCTGCTCGCGGAGTTCCACGCGCCGGCCGTGAAGCCCGCCGAGGCGTAG
- a CDS encoding VOC family protein: MRIHLTSVFVDDQAKAERFYTEILGFVKKHDVPVGEKDRWLTVVSPDEPGGTELLLEPAGHPAVKPYRDTLVADGIPLAQFAVDDVKAEYERLRALGVVFTQEPVEMGPVTTAVFDDTCGNLIQIATKPE; encoded by the coding sequence ATGAGGATCCACCTGACCAGCGTCTTCGTCGACGACCAGGCCAAGGCCGAGCGCTTCTACACCGAGATCCTCGGCTTCGTGAAGAAGCACGACGTCCCGGTCGGCGAGAAGGACCGCTGGCTGACCGTCGTCTCGCCCGACGAGCCGGGCGGCACCGAACTCCTCCTGGAGCCGGCAGGTCACCCGGCCGTCAAGCCCTACCGCGACACGCTCGTCGCGGACGGCATCCCTCTCGCCCAGTTCGCCGTCGACGACGTCAAGGCGGAGTACGAGCGCCTGCGCGCCCTCGGTGTGGTCTTCACCCAGGAACCCGTGGAGATGGGCCCCGTCACCACCGCCGTCTTCGACGACACCTGCGGCAACCTGATCCAGATCGCGACGAAGCCGGAGTAG
- a CDS encoding ArsR/SmtB family transcription factor, producing MADDLFKALADPTRRTILDELSEQSGQTLFEICGRLSMKHQLGISRQGVSQHLAVLEAAGLVETRREGRYKFHDLNTAPLRHIAERWPVPDTSEPEESTS from the coding sequence ATGGCCGACGATCTTTTCAAAGCCTTGGCCGACCCCACCCGCCGCACCATCCTCGACGAGCTCTCGGAGCAGTCCGGACAGACACTGTTCGAGATCTGCGGGCGACTGAGCATGAAGCATCAGCTCGGCATCTCACGCCAGGGCGTCTCCCAGCACCTTGCCGTACTGGAGGCCGCCGGGCTCGTCGAGACCAGGCGGGAGGGCCGCTACAAGTTCCATGACCTCAACACGGCGCCGTTGCGCCACATCGCGGAGCGATGGCCCGTGCCCGACACATCCGAACCGGAGGAGAGCACCTCATGA
- a CDS encoding HAD family hydrolase, whose amino-acid sequence MRHYRPAESAELARNPTENHHLVPLPNVDRHYWQLVQAMHPELGFFSELLMSCALGVAEPDAEAFRRASRAAGTNPEHCFFADDTMANTGAAKALGFQAHWFRDVPGLHRALQGA is encoded by the coding sequence ATGCGTCACTACCGCCCAGCCGAATCGGCCGAACTCGCCAGAAATCCGACCGAGAACCACCACCTCGTGCCGCTGCCCAACGTCGACCGCCATTACTGGCAGCTCGTGCAGGCCATGCACCCGGAACTCGGGTTCTTCTCGGAGCTGCTGATGTCCTGCGCCCTCGGCGTCGCCGAGCCGGACGCCGAAGCCTTCCGTCGCGCGAGCCGAGCAGCGGGCACGAACCCGGAACACTGCTTCTTCGCCGACGACACGATGGCGAACACGGGGGCCGCCAAGGCGCTGGGCTTTCAGGCCCACTGGTTCCGCGATGTTCCCGGCCTCCACCGAGCCCTGCAAGGCGCCTGA
- a CDS encoding MarR family winged helix-turn-helix transcriptional regulator, protein MTSTDPTTLPDPWQSLHQLLAAMDAEIEQVYVERGIKGVRPRFAYPLIRLAHTGPLTIRELAESLNRSHSAISQTIAAMRKEDLVTSEPGPDARTRRINLTERGRSLVPFLEAEWRATHATVAELDGEIPHAMTAVVEEVRRALEHRSMRERILHHLTEPAH, encoded by the coding sequence GTGACATCTACCGACCCCACGACGCTGCCTGATCCGTGGCAGTCGCTGCACCAGCTGCTGGCCGCCATGGACGCCGAGATCGAGCAGGTCTACGTCGAGCGCGGCATCAAGGGGGTGCGGCCGCGGTTCGCGTACCCGCTGATCCGGCTCGCCCACACCGGACCGCTGACCATCCGCGAACTCGCCGAGTCCCTGAACCGCTCGCACTCCGCGATCAGCCAGACCATCGCCGCCATGCGCAAGGAGGATCTGGTCACCTCCGAACCAGGGCCCGACGCCCGCACCCGGCGGATCAACCTGACCGAGCGCGGACGCTCACTGGTGCCATTCCTTGAGGCCGAGTGGCGGGCCACGCACGCCACGGTCGCCGAGCTTGACGGCGAGATCCCGCATGCGATGACGGCTGTCGTCGAGGAGGTGCGGCGGGCACTGGAGCACCGGTCGATGCGGGAGCGGATCCTCCACCACCTCACGGAGCCAGCGCATTGA
- a CDS encoding MFS transporter has translation MNRRVRFLDTRPLRGSRPFRDLWIGTSTSQLGGQIATVAVLAQVWELTGSTVGTGAIGLATGLPMVLFGLLGGTLADSVDRRALVRATTTGQLLVAAGLSAQAVAGNRNVFLLLALVAAGTACGALGAPARRTFPVRLLPADQVAAGLALTNVSFQVAMLAGPALAGLIIARWDLSAAYAAQAVATLVSVLAVLRLPAMKPGGTDAKVSRRRPERGGWRIVLRRPTLWGSMATDLSATLLAMPIALFPLVNEIRFDGNPQTLGLFLSAVAVGGIAAGLLSGMVTRWRRGGLVQLCAAAVWGLALAGFGLSGPLWPALGCLAVAGAADTVSVVTRSALVQLETPDAYRGRVSSVEHVIGVAGPELGNFRGGLMASATSAPFTLVTGGLSATLAVAAVAATNASLRAYRTPPTPDEPTAPETVDAATATG, from the coding sequence GTGAACAGGCGTGTCCGATTCCTCGACACCCGCCCGCTGCGTGGCAGCAGGCCGTTCCGCGACCTGTGGATCGGCACCTCCACCTCCCAACTCGGCGGCCAGATAGCGACGGTGGCGGTGCTCGCCCAGGTCTGGGAGCTGACCGGCAGCACGGTGGGCACTGGTGCCATCGGGCTCGCCACCGGCCTGCCGATGGTGCTGTTCGGGCTGCTCGGCGGCACGTTGGCCGACAGTGTCGACCGCCGGGCGCTGGTGCGGGCCACTACGACAGGCCAACTGCTGGTCGCCGCAGGGCTGTCCGCTCAAGCCGTGGCGGGCAACCGGAATGTGTTCCTGCTGCTCGCCCTGGTTGCCGCCGGGACCGCTTGCGGCGCGCTGGGTGCCCCTGCCCGGCGAACCTTCCCGGTCCGGCTGCTTCCGGCGGACCAGGTCGCGGCAGGTCTCGCGTTGACCAACGTCTCGTTCCAGGTGGCGATGCTGGCCGGGCCCGCACTCGCCGGGCTGATCATCGCCCGCTGGGACCTCTCCGCCGCATACGCCGCCCAGGCTGTGGCGACGCTTGTCTCGGTGCTCGCGGTGCTCCGCCTCCCGGCCATGAAGCCCGGCGGCACCGACGCGAAGGTCTCCAGGCGCCGCCCGGAGCGCGGAGGTTGGCGGATCGTCCTGCGCCGCCCGACACTGTGGGGCTCGATGGCCACCGACCTGTCCGCGACGCTGCTCGCCATGCCGATCGCGCTCTTCCCGCTGGTCAACGAGATCCGCTTCGACGGCAACCCGCAGACCCTCGGTCTGTTCCTCTCGGCCGTCGCGGTCGGCGGGATCGCGGCCGGCCTTCTCTCCGGCATGGTGACGCGCTGGCGCCGCGGCGGCCTGGTCCAGCTGTGCGCTGCCGCAGTCTGGGGCCTTGCGCTGGCGGGCTTCGGCCTGTCCGGGCCGCTGTGGCCGGCGCTCGGATGCCTGGCTGTGGCCGGGGCCGCCGACACCGTTTCCGTCGTCACCCGCAGTGCACTGGTCCAGCTGGAGACCCCGGACGCGTACCGGGGGAGGGTCTCCTCCGTGGAGCACGTCATCGGCGTCGCGGGCCCCGAACTCGGCAACTTCCGGGGCGGCTTGATGGCATCGGCAACCTCCGCCCCCTTCACCCTGGTCACCGGCGGCCTCTCCGCCACGCTGGCTGTCGCCGCAGTGGCAGCGACGAACGCCTCCCTCCGCGCGTACCGCACGCCGCCGACCCCCGACGAGCCGACCGCGCCCGAGACCGTGGACGCGGCGACAGCCACTGGGTAG
- a CDS encoding YciI family protein, translated as MNRVKYVLLICDDEKASPSNEDLAADPVHQAWLADLDRRGGMLVGARLRPVVDATTVRVRGGETLVSDGPFAETKDFVGGFVIVECADLDEAIAIAEGHPYARWGGVEIRPVWE; from the coding sequence ATGAACAGGGTGAAGTACGTGCTGCTCATCTGCGACGACGAGAAGGCTTCGCCCAGCAACGAGGACCTTGCGGCGGACCCCGTGCACCAGGCCTGGCTCGCGGACCTCGACCGGCGGGGCGGCATGCTCGTCGGCGCGCGGCTGCGTCCGGTGGTGGACGCGACCACGGTCCGGGTCCGGGGTGGCGAAACCCTGGTGTCGGACGGCCCGTTCGCGGAGACCAAGGACTTCGTCGGCGGCTTCGTGATCGTCGAGTGCGCGGACCTGGACGAGGCGATCGCGATCGCCGAAGGCCATCCCTACGCGCGCTGGGGCGGCGTAGAGATCCGCCCGGTCTGGGAATGA